The genome window TCAGCAATGTTGAAATGCTGGTTGAATCGATCCTTTTAGTCAAAGAAGGACCCAAGACGAATCCTGGATTAATGGTGACCAGTTCCCATTGGTCCTGCTTTTTAACGATTTCCCATGCGGCTTTTTCGGCTTCTGTCTTTGAATAACTATAGGCATTACGGCTTAAGGAACTACTCTGATTCCACATGGTTTCGTCTAAAGCTGAGATTCCTTGTTCTTTTAATTCTCTTGAATCTCCATAAATTGCCGCCACACTGCTGGTGAGAACAACCCGCTTAACCGTTCCCGATCGATGAACCGAATCCAACACATTCTGAGTTCCCTTCACAGCCGGATCCACCAGATTTTTCTGAGCATCTCCTCCATCATCGAGAAAGAATGGTGAGGCCGTATGCATCACGTATTCAGCACCGGCTATGGCTTTATCAAAGGAACCGAGTGCTAATAGATCCGCTTCATAAATATCCAATGACCCATCTGTTTTATTTTCTATATCCAGAAGGTGCTGGTATTTCTCCTTATTGGATTTATCACGGACAGTAATGCGGACTCGATGCCCCTCCCGGAGCAGATCGCTTACGATCCAGGAAGCAATATATCCGGTTCCACCGGTGACAGTTATGGTTAATTTATTCATAATTTTCCTTCTAAGTCTCATATTTTACACAACCTAACATTAGTGATTAGAATCCGAGCAGTCAAATAAAAGGAAAATTAGTTCTATAAAGAAGTAAGGAAACATTCTATTTACAGAATTCACTCCTCTCCCTATACTGGGACTAACAATATTATCACGACTGGAGAAACCTTTGAAAAAAGCAATTACTTTATTATTAATGACAATTTGTGCTACCGCACTTTTTGCCGGTGGAGCAAAAGAAAATGCAGAGGGAGACAACTCTCTGAAATACATTCAGGACAAGGGCGTTCTGATCCTAGGTTTGGATGACAGCTTCCCTCCCATGGGATTTAGAGATGAAAATGGCGAAGTAGCAGGTTTCGATATAGACCTGGCTAAAGAAGTTGCAAAAAGAATGGGAGTAGAATTGAAAATGCAGCCCATTGACTGGGATGCTAAAATCCTTGATTTAAACAGCAAAGATATCGATGTTATCTGGAATGGTTTGACCATAACCGAAGATAGAATTGAGAAAATTGAATTTTCAAAGCCCTATATTGCAAACAGACAGATTGTGATTGTTCAAAAAGATTCCGGGATTGATACCAAGGCAGATCTGGCAGGGAAATCCATGGGAATCCAGATGAGTAGCAGCGCCGACAATGCGGTCAACGGAGATGCTTCGACTGTGGCCACTTTCAAAGAGCTCGTTAAATATCAGGACAATGTTCAGGCCCTTATGGATCTGGCGACAGGCCGCATCGATGCGGTTGTAGTAGATGAAATTATGGGTCGTTATTATATTTCTAAAAAACCCGGTGTTTATGCCGTGGCCGCAGAAGATTTCGGCGCAGAAGAATATGGAATCGGATTTAGAAAAGGCGAAGTTGCTTTTGTAAACGAAGTAGACCGCATCCTGGACGAAATGGTAAAAGACGGAACTGCCGCTGCCATTTCAAACAAATGGTTTGCTGAAGATATCCTCCTTCCCCGTTAATGGAATATCTTTTAAGTTCAACACATTACATCCTGCAGGGCTGTTCTGTAACGCTGAAACTCTTTGCCATAACACTGATAATCTCTATTCCTCTTGGATTTTCCTGTGCCATGGCAAAGACCTCCCGCATTAAAGGATTACGGATTCTTATGGAAGTCTATACTTCCGTTGTGCGGGGAACACCTCTCCTACTGCAGATTTTCTTTGTCTACTATGGTCTTCCCATTCTGCTACCCGGATTGAGACTGGAGAGGTTTTCTGCGGCGGCTCTGACCTTTGTTCTTAACTATGGAGCCTACTTTACGGAAATATTCCGGGGTGGAATACAGTCCATAGACAAGGGTCAGTATGAGGCGTCCCGTGTTTTAGGGATGAACTACAGCCAGACCATGGTTCGCATCATTCTCCCCCAGACGGTGAAGAGAGTTCTTCCTCCTGTGGCAAATGAAGCCATCACACTGGTCAAAGACACAGCCCTGATTGTGGTGCTTGGTATTGGTGATATACTTCGGAACTCAAAGGAAATCGTCGCCAGGGATTTCACCATCAGCCCCTTTGTGATAGCCGCCTGTATCTACCTGATATTAAATTACGGCGTTGTACTCTTCTTTAAAAAACTGGAGCAGAAATATGCCGTCTATGAATGACAATCAGCTTATGATAGAGGTTGAAGGTCTCTGTAAGTCCTTTGGCACTCTGGAGGTTGTCAAAAATGTCAATCTCACGGTCCGCAAAGGGGAGATTTATTCAATCATAGGGCCTTCAGGTTCTGGAAAGAGCACCCTGCTGAGAACTTTGATTCATCTTGAGAAAGCCTCATCCGGAAGCATCCGCATCGAGGGAAAAGAGATCCTCAATGAAAATGGTACGCCTGTCCATGAGAGTAAAATAAGACAGCGCTGCCGCAAACTGGGAATGGTCTTTCAGAACTTCAACCTTTTTCCCCACATGACTGCATTGGAAAATGTGATTGAAGGACCCCTGACGGTTCTCAAAGTCTCAAAGGCAGAGGCTCTTAAAAAAGGGGAAGCTCTTTTGGCCAAGGTTGGCCTTGCAGATCAGAAAGACCAGTATCCCTGCACCCTTTCGGGAGGACAAAAGCAGCGTGTTGCCATTGCCAGAGCCATGGCCATGGAACCGGACATAATGCTCTTTGATGAACC of Oceanispirochaeta crateris contains these proteins:
- a CDS encoding amino acid ABC transporter substrate-binding protein, whose product is MKKAITLLLMTICATALFAGGAKENAEGDNSLKYIQDKGVLILGLDDSFPPMGFRDENGEVAGFDIDLAKEVAKRMGVELKMQPIDWDAKILDLNSKDIDVIWNGLTITEDRIEKIEFSKPYIANRQIVIVQKDSGIDTKADLAGKSMGIQMSSSADNAVNGDASTVATFKELVKYQDNVQALMDLATGRIDAVVVDEIMGRYYISKKPGVYAVAAEDFGAEEYGIGFRKGEVAFVNEVDRILDEMVKDGTAAAISNKWFAEDILLPR
- a CDS encoding NAD-dependent epimerase/dehydratase family protein, which gives rise to MNKLTITVTGGTGYIASWIVSDLLREGHRVRITVRDKSNKEKYQHLLDIENKTDGSLDIYEADLLALGSFDKAIAGAEYVMHTASPFFLDDGGDAQKNLVDPAVKGTQNVLDSVHRSGTVKRVVLTSSVAAIYGDSRELKEQGISALDETMWNQSSSLSRNAYSYSKTEAEKAAWEIVKKQDQWELVTINPGFVLGPSLTKRIDSTSISTLLRILRGEIKSGAPDLGFVFSDVRDISRGHILAAFTPEAKGRYIIAHESGNLLTLAKIIEASKPGQYKVPRGLVPKWLLWLLAPSLGFSRQFVRDNVGFSVSVDNSKSLRDLKMEYTPLEKTVMDQVEQLKKDQLI
- a CDS encoding amino acid ABC transporter ATP-binding protein gives rise to the protein MPSMNDNQLMIEVEGLCKSFGTLEVVKNVNLTVRKGEIYSIIGPSGSGKSTLLRTLIHLEKASSGSIRIEGKEILNENGTPVHESKIRQRCRKLGMVFQNFNLFPHMTALENVIEGPLTVLKVSKAEALKKGEALLAKVGLADQKDQYPCTLSGGQKQRVAIARAMAMEPDIMLFDEPTSALDPELIGEVLSVIKKLASEHMTMIVVTHEMGFAREVSDQIVFMDEGCILEKASPDKLFNNPDHPRIKTFLEKMI
- a CDS encoding amino acid ABC transporter permease, which translates into the protein MEYLLSSTHYILQGCSVTLKLFAITLIISIPLGFSCAMAKTSRIKGLRILMEVYTSVVRGTPLLLQIFFVYYGLPILLPGLRLERFSAAALTFVLNYGAYFTEIFRGGIQSIDKGQYEASRVLGMNYSQTMVRIILPQTVKRVLPPVANEAITLVKDTALIVVLGIGDILRNSKEIVARDFTISPFVIAACIYLILNYGVVLFFKKLEQKYAVYE